The Burkholderia pyrrocinia genome has a segment encoding these proteins:
- the guaD gene encoding guanine deaminase — translation MTQTAFRSQLLTFNGDPAQSSQAANYETDGLLIVDDGKVVAAGPYAQLAATLARDAIVHDLRDKLIVPGFIDTHIHYPQTDMIASPAPGLLPWLDKYTFPTERQFGDPEHAREVADFFVDELLACGTTSALVYCTVHKQSADALFAASDARDLRMIAGKVLMDRNCPEFLRDTAQSGYDDSAELIDRWHGKGRQMYALTPRFAPTSTEAQLEACGELARRHPDVFVQSHVAENVDEVKWVAELFPGHRSYLDIYDRYGLLRPRAVYGHCIHLDDEDRRRMAETRTVVAHCPTSNFFLGSGLFDFDKAGEYDVPVTLATDVGGGTSFSMLQTMNEAHKVARLSGHHLTATRMFWLATAGAAQALDLADTVGTLAPRAEADFVVLDPQATPLLARRTKRADSLEELLFAFALLGDDRAVYRTYAAGKLVHERGAARRPAAA, via the coding sequence ATGACGCAAACCGCTTTTCGTTCCCAACTGCTGACCTTCAACGGCGACCCGGCACAATCGAGCCAGGCCGCGAACTACGAGACCGACGGCCTCCTGATCGTCGACGATGGCAAGGTCGTCGCGGCCGGCCCGTATGCGCAGCTCGCCGCGACGCTCGCGCGTGACGCGATCGTCCATGACCTGCGCGACAAGCTGATCGTGCCCGGCTTCATCGACACGCACATCCACTATCCGCAGACGGACATGATCGCGTCGCCGGCGCCGGGCCTGCTGCCGTGGCTCGACAAGTACACGTTCCCGACCGAGCGCCAGTTCGGCGATCCCGAGCATGCACGCGAAGTCGCCGACTTCTTCGTCGACGAACTGCTCGCCTGCGGCACGACGAGCGCGCTCGTCTACTGCACGGTGCACAAGCAGTCGGCCGACGCGCTGTTCGCGGCGAGCGACGCGCGCGACCTGCGGATGATCGCGGGCAAGGTGCTGATGGACCGCAACTGCCCCGAATTCCTGCGCGACACCGCGCAATCGGGTTACGACGACAGCGCCGAGCTGATCGACCGCTGGCACGGCAAGGGCCGCCAGATGTACGCGCTCACGCCGCGCTTCGCGCCGACGTCGACCGAGGCGCAGCTCGAAGCGTGCGGCGAACTCGCGCGCCGCCATCCGGACGTGTTCGTGCAGAGCCATGTCGCGGAAAACGTCGACGAGGTGAAATGGGTGGCCGAGCTGTTCCCCGGCCATCGCAGCTATCTCGACATCTACGACCGCTACGGGCTGCTGCGTCCGCGCGCGGTGTACGGCCACTGCATCCACCTCGACGACGAGGACCGCCGCCGGATGGCCGAGACGCGCACCGTCGTCGCGCACTGCCCGACGTCGAACTTCTTCCTCGGCAGCGGGCTGTTCGATTTCGACAAGGCCGGCGAATACGACGTGCCCGTCACGCTCGCCACCGACGTCGGCGGCGGCACGTCGTTCTCGATGCTGCAGACGATGAACGAGGCGCACAAGGTCGCGCGGCTGTCGGGCCACCACCTGACCGCGACGCGGATGTTCTGGCTCGCGACGGCCGGCGCCGCTCAGGCGCTCGACCTCGCCGACACGGTCGGCACGCTCGCGCCGCGCGCCGAGGCCGACTTCGTCGTGCTCGATCCGCAAGCGACGCCGCTGCTCGCGCGCCGCACGAAGCGCGCGGATTCGCTCGAGGAGCTGCTGTTCGCGTTCGCGCTGCTCGGCGACGACCGCGCGGTGTACCGCACCTATGCGGCCGGCAAGCTCGTCCACGAACGCGGCGCGGCCCGCCGTCCGGCCGCCGCGTAA
- the pepN gene encoding aminopeptidase N, with amino-acid sequence MSDNASSTVIRRADYTPPAFLIDSVALEFDLAPARTIVRNTMRVRRNPDAAPAPHLELMGEALEFLGARLDGAPHGAVRAHEHGLTVENVPDAFELTLESACAPDQNTTLSGLYVSSGNFFTQCEAEGFRRITYFLDRPDVMASYTVTLRADKAAYPVLLSNGNLVDSGDLPDGRHFAKWEDPFRKPSYLFALVAGKLVAIEEKIATGSGKEKLLQVWVEPADLDKTRHAMDSLIHSIRWDEKRFGLELDLDRFMIVAVGDFNMGAMENKGLNIFNTKYVLANPETATDTDFANIESVVGHEYFHNWTGNRVTCRDWFQLSLKEGLTVFRDQEFSADMAAGDDVESAARAVKRIEDVRVLRQLQFAEDAGPMAHPVRPESYVEINNFYTMTVYEKGSEVVRMYQTLFGRDGFRNGMDLYFKRHDGHAVTCDDFRHAMADANGRDLAQFERWYSQAGTPRVSVRTAYDAAARRYTVTLAQGYGDASPAARETQQGPLLIPFAIGLIGRDGRDLPLRLDGEAAASGTTRVLDFTDTEQTFTFVDVPEAPLPSLLRNFSSPVIVEHDYSDDDLAFLLAHDSDPFNRWEAGQRLATRALLTLAARAAANEPLTLGENFVAAFRRVLSDANLSPAFRELALTLPSETYLADQMAEADPAAVHRARLFVRRRLATALRADWLAAYEQHQTPGAYEPTPEASGRRALKNLALAYLAELDDAADAVRLATAQYDAANNMTDRAAALGALLSAAAAGANEPAEHALDDFYRRFEKEALVIDKWFAMQAAQRGTPAQPTLAKVRKLLAHPAFNLKNPNRARSLIFSFCAANPAQFHAADGSGYAFWAEQVLALDAINPQVAARLARSLELWRRFTPALRDRMRDALEQVAAGAKSRDVREIVEKALA; translated from the coding sequence ATGTCCGACAACGCCTCCTCCACCGTGATCCGCCGCGCCGACTACACGCCGCCGGCCTTCCTCATCGATTCCGTCGCGCTCGAATTCGATCTCGCGCCGGCCCGCACGATCGTCAGGAATACGATGCGCGTGCGCCGCAATCCGGACGCCGCGCCCGCGCCGCACCTGGAGCTGATGGGCGAAGCGCTCGAATTCCTCGGCGCACGGCTGGATGGCGCGCCGCACGGCGCCGTGCGCGCGCACGAGCACGGGCTGACGGTCGAGAACGTCCCCGACGCATTCGAGCTGACGCTCGAAAGCGCATGCGCGCCCGACCAGAATACGACGCTGTCGGGCCTGTACGTGTCGAGCGGCAACTTCTTCACGCAGTGCGAAGCCGAGGGCTTCCGCCGCATCACCTACTTCCTCGACCGCCCCGACGTGATGGCGTCGTACACGGTCACGCTGCGCGCCGACAAGGCCGCGTACCCGGTGCTGCTGTCGAACGGCAACCTCGTCGATTCGGGCGACCTGCCCGACGGCCGCCACTTCGCGAAATGGGAAGACCCGTTCCGCAAGCCGAGCTACCTGTTCGCGCTCGTCGCGGGCAAGCTCGTCGCGATCGAGGAAAAGATCGCGACCGGCTCGGGCAAGGAAAAACTGCTGCAGGTATGGGTCGAGCCGGCCGACCTCGACAAGACGCGTCACGCGATGGATTCGCTGATCCACTCGATCCGCTGGGACGAAAAGCGCTTCGGCCTCGAGCTCGATCTCGACCGCTTCATGATCGTCGCGGTCGGCGACTTCAACATGGGCGCGATGGAAAACAAGGGGCTCAACATCTTCAACACGAAGTACGTGCTGGCGAACCCCGAGACCGCGACCGACACCGACTTCGCGAACATCGAATCGGTGGTCGGCCACGAATACTTCCACAACTGGACCGGCAACCGCGTGACCTGCCGCGACTGGTTCCAGTTGAGCCTGAAGGAAGGCCTGACGGTGTTCCGCGACCAGGAATTCTCGGCCGACATGGCCGCGGGCGACGACGTCGAATCGGCGGCCCGCGCGGTCAAGCGCATCGAGGACGTGCGCGTGCTGCGCCAGCTGCAGTTCGCCGAGGACGCGGGCCCGATGGCGCATCCCGTGCGCCCGGAGAGCTACGTCGAGATCAACAACTTCTACACGATGACCGTCTACGAGAAAGGCTCGGAAGTCGTGCGGATGTACCAGACGCTGTTCGGCCGCGACGGCTTCCGCAACGGGATGGACCTGTACTTCAAGCGCCACGACGGCCATGCGGTGACCTGCGACGACTTCCGTCACGCGATGGCCGACGCGAACGGGCGCGACCTCGCGCAGTTCGAGCGCTGGTACAGCCAGGCCGGCACGCCGCGCGTGTCGGTGCGCACCGCGTACGACGCGGCCGCGCGCCGGTATACGGTCACGCTCGCGCAGGGCTACGGCGACGCATCGCCGGCCGCGCGCGAAACGCAGCAGGGGCCGCTCCTGATTCCGTTCGCGATCGGCCTGATCGGCCGCGACGGCCGCGACCTGCCGCTGCGTCTCGACGGCGAAGCCGCCGCATCGGGCACGACGCGCGTGCTCGACTTCACCGACACCGAGCAGACCTTCACGTTCGTCGACGTGCCGGAAGCACCGCTGCCGTCGCTGCTGCGCAACTTCTCGTCGCCGGTGATCGTCGAGCACGACTACAGCGACGACGATCTCGCGTTCCTGCTCGCGCACGACAGCGATCCGTTCAACCGCTGGGAGGCCGGCCAGCGCCTCGCGACGCGCGCGCTGCTGACGCTCGCCGCGCGTGCCGCCGCGAACGAACCGCTCACGCTCGGCGAGAACTTCGTCGCCGCATTCCGCCGTGTGCTGTCCGACGCGAACCTGTCGCCGGCGTTCCGCGAACTCGCGCTGACGCTGCCGTCGGAAACCTATCTCGCCGACCAGATGGCCGAAGCCGATCCGGCCGCCGTGCATCGCGCGCGCCTGTTCGTGCGTCGCCGGCTCGCGACTGCGCTGCGCGCCGACTGGCTCGCCGCGTACGAGCAGCACCAGACGCCCGGCGCATACGAGCCGACGCCGGAGGCCTCCGGCCGCCGCGCGCTGAAGAACCTCGCGCTCGCGTATCTGGCCGAACTCGACGACGCGGCCGATGCCGTGCGCCTTGCAACCGCGCAGTACGACGCGGCGAACAACATGACCGATCGCGCGGCTGCGCTCGGCGCGCTGCTGTCCGCCGCGGCCGCGGGCGCGAACGAGCCGGCCGAGCATGCGCTCGACGACTTCTACCGTCGCTTCGAAAAGGAAGCTCTGGTGATCGACAAGTGGTTCGCGATGCAGGCGGCGCAACGCGGCACGCCCGCGCAGCCGACGCTCGCAAAGGTTCGCAAGCTGCTCGCGCACCCCGCGTTCAACCTGAAGAATCCGAACCGCGCGCGCTCGCTGATCTTCAGCTTCTGCGCGGCCAACCCCGCGCAATTCCACGCGGCGGACGGCTCGGGTTACGCGTTCTGGGCCGAACAGGTGCTCGCGCTCGACGCGATCAACCCGCAGGTCGCGGCGCGCCTCGCGCGCTCGCTTGAATTGTGGCGCCGCTTCACACCCGCACTGCGCGACCGGATGCGCGACGCGCTCGAGCAGGTTGCCGCCGGTGCGAAGTCGCGCGATGTGCGCGAGATCGTCGAGAAAGCGCTCGCCTGA
- a CDS encoding TMEM165/GDT1 family protein translates to MSQAFLISTGAVALAEIGDKTQLLSLVLAARYRKPVPIILGVLVATLVNHGFAGALGEWLGALVTPSIMRWALAFSFIAMGLWILVPDKLDADEANANRSRLGVFGATLVAFFLAEMGDKTQIATVALAARFQDYIGVVAGTTFGMMLANVPAILLGDRFAHRLPTKLVHGIAAVLFVVLGALALLGIGV, encoded by the coding sequence GTGTCCCAAGCCTTCCTGATTTCCACCGGCGCCGTCGCCCTCGCTGAAATCGGCGACAAGACCCAACTGCTTTCCCTCGTGCTGGCCGCGCGCTATCGCAAGCCGGTGCCGATCATCCTCGGCGTGCTCGTCGCGACGCTCGTGAACCACGGTTTCGCAGGCGCGCTCGGCGAATGGCTCGGCGCGCTCGTCACGCCGTCGATCATGCGCTGGGCGCTCGCGTTCTCGTTCATCGCAATGGGGTTGTGGATCCTCGTGCCGGACAAGCTCGATGCCGACGAAGCCAATGCCAACCGTTCGCGGCTCGGCGTGTTCGGTGCGACCCTCGTCGCATTCTTCCTCGCGGAAATGGGCGACAAGACGCAGATCGCGACCGTCGCGCTTGCCGCGCGCTTCCAGGACTACATCGGCGTCGTGGCCGGCACCACGTTCGGGATGATGCTCGCGAACGTGCCCGCGATCCTGCTCGGCGACCGCTTCGCGCATCGCCTGCCGACGAAGCTCGTGCACGGCATCGCGGCCGTGCTGTTCGTCGTGCTCGGCGCGCTGGCGCTGCTGGGCATCGGGGTCTGA
- a CDS encoding DUF4136 domain-containing protein produces MKRDWIFRGAGWAAALCMALLTGCTSYVTTQVTAFSDWSGSDATRTYAFTRTDAQKNSIEQSTYEPIVANELSAYAFRQVPQAQARYLVGLTYAVGSDLVTVPQPVYYDPWFVGPGPYWRRGPWGPWGPWGPMPAGYVAQTYQVFDYTLGIRITERATGKEVYNVSARTTGDNGTLLYAMPFLARSALADFPLSNGAVRSVRLPVDKRGGPAAPAANERAVPAAPASGAAVAK; encoded by the coding sequence ATGAAACGCGATTGGATTTTTCGCGGTGCGGGCTGGGCGGCGGCGCTGTGCATGGCGCTGCTGACGGGCTGCACCAGCTATGTGACGACCCAGGTCACGGCCTTCTCCGACTGGAGCGGCAGCGACGCGACACGCACTTATGCGTTCACGCGCACCGATGCGCAGAAGAACAGCATCGAGCAGTCGACCTACGAGCCGATCGTCGCGAACGAGCTGTCCGCGTATGCGTTCCGGCAGGTGCCGCAGGCGCAGGCGCGGTATCTGGTCGGGCTGACCTATGCGGTCGGCAGCGATCTCGTGACGGTGCCGCAACCCGTCTATTACGATCCCTGGTTCGTCGGGCCGGGGCCGTACTGGCGGCGCGGGCCGTGGGGCCCGTGGGGGCCCTGGGGGCCGATGCCGGCCGGCTATGTCGCGCAGACGTACCAGGTGTTCGACTACACGCTCGGCATCCGCATCACCGAGCGCGCGACGGGCAAGGAGGTCTACAACGTGTCCGCGCGCACGACCGGCGACAACGGCACGCTGCTGTACGCAATGCCGTTCCTGGCGCGCAGCGCGCTTGCCGATTTCCCGCTGTCGAACGGCGCGGTCCGCTCGGTCCGGTTGCCGGTCGACAAGCGCGGCGGGCCGGCGGCGCCGGCCGCCAACGAGCGCGCGGTGCCGGCTGCGCCGGCTTCGGGCGCGGCGGTCGCGAAGTAA